TCGATTATCTTTTCCATTTCCAAAAAGTTTCCGAGTTCTATCCGCGGCCGGCGAATCGCAACTGGCTAACCGATGAGGCGAAGCGGGTTGAATACGATCCTGAGCGCCGCGCCCGCGTCGCCGCCGTTCTCGAGAGGCAGAACGCAGCATTTGGCGTTGGAGAGAAGGCCCAGCAGTCGCTGCGAAGATTCCGCGAAGGAGCGGTCGCCATCGTCACCGGACAACAGGTCGGACTGTTTGGAGGACCGCTGTACTCGCTCCTGAAGGCCGCCTCTGTGCTGAATGCAGCCGAGGAACTGAGCCGCGCAGGAGTTCCGGCAGTCGCGGTGTTCTGGCTTGCCACCGAAGACCACGACTTGGCGGAAATCGACCATGCGCTTTTTCCGGCTGGGCCGGGTCAGCTACGCGAATTGCGGTCAAGTTCCAGAGGGCAGAGAAACGCTCCTGTCGGAGCCGTCAGGTTCTCGTCTGAAATCGAGAAGCTCGCCGAAGAAGCAGCGGCACTCCTGGGCGACTCGCAAGCTGCAGACGATCTCAAAGCGTCGTATCGTTCCGGAGAGACGTACGGCTCAGCTTTCGGCAAGCTGTTCGCGCAGATCTTCCGCAACCACGGATTGATTTTCCTCGACCCGCTCGACCCCGAATTGCGCCAAATCGCTGCGCCCATTTACAGCCAGGTTCTCGAGAGCGCAGAGGCGCTCGATAGGGAATTGCTGGCGCGCGGAAAAAGACTCCGCGAAGCCGGATATCATGAGCAGGTCAAAGTCACTGCAGAGTCGACGTTGCTCTTCTCGCTGTCCGGCGGTGAGCGAACCGCCATCCATCGCGCGAATGGCGGATTCCTGATCGGTGCCCAACGAGTCGGAAAGGACGAGTTGCTCGCCCGGGTGAGAAATCAGCCCCATGAGTTCAGTCCCAATGCGCTGCTAAGGCCCGTCGTGCAGGACTACCTGCTGCCGACCGTTGCTTACTTCGGTGGTGCCGCCGAGGTGGCCTATTTCGCACAATCGGCTGTTGTATATCAACGACTGCTCGCACGCGTTACACCGATCCTCTCGCGTCTGAGTGCCACGCTCGTGAATCAGCGCATGCAAAAACTGTTGAAGCGCTACCGGCTTAGGATCACCGATCTCTTCGCGGGGGCCGAAAATCTCAAGCAACTACTGGGAAGCAGGGTTCTACCGGAAGGGCTTCACGACGCCCTCGACGTCACCTCGGATGCGATCCGCGAGAACATTGAGAAGATGCAAGACGCGCTGCAAAGACTCGAGCCTTCACTGGTGCCCGCTGCGGAAAAAGCAGCGCGGAAGATGAAATATCAGGTCGAGCGTCTGCGAACCAAGGCCGCCCGAGCAGAGCTGCGTCGCGACCAGCAACTCGAACGCGACGCCTCTGAACTGATTGCCGGCCTCTATCCGGCGAAGACATTGCAGGAAAGGGAACTGGCCGGAATAGCCATGCTTGCAGAGCACGGCCCGGATCTGCTCGGCCGCTTTATCGAAGCGGCAAAGGCGGAATGCGGTGCTCACCAGGTGATTCAGCTCTGAGAAAGTCGTTCTCAGTTGCCAGTTGAACGCAAGGGCCTTCTAACTGGGAACTGGAAACCCGCCATTGTCTTTTTTAGCCGTTTCGTTCTAGCATTTGCTTATGGCCAAGAACTCCAGCCCGTTTGAAGTTCCGTGCCCCTGCTGCGGCGCGATGTTGAAGATTGATCCAAGCACCAAGGCCGTGATCTCGCATGTGGCCAAGGCGATCCCGAAAACCTTCAACGATATTGAAGAGGCCGCTCGCTCCATGCGCGAGCAGGACAGCCGTAAGGAGTCGCTCTTCCGGCAATCTGTCGAAGCCGAGAAGAACAAGGCCGATCTGCTGGAGAAGAAGTTCCAGGAGGCCATTCGCAAGGCCAAAGAGTCACCCGATACGGGAAAGCCGATCCGCGACTTCGATCTTGACTGACCATGAACGCCGGCAACAATCGCCCGCTGTTACTCGGGCATCGTGGATGCCGCGTCAGCCAGTTTCCAGAAAACTCCATGAGCGCTTTCCAGCACGCGCTTACGTGCGGGCTGGACGGGTTCGAGTTCGACTTACGGGCCAGTGCAGATGGCCGACTGCCCTGTATTCACGATGACGCGATCGGCGGATACCTCGTTGCTGATAGTCCTTACCACGAACTCTACAAAGGATACTTGAGCTTCAAGCACACCCATGGCGAGCCTATACCGTGCCTGCAGGACGTGCTGCGTGAGTTCGGCCATCTCGCCTTCCTCGATATCGAAATCAAGGTCGCAGGTTTCGAGAAAGCAGTCTTGAAGCTTGTCAGGCAATATCCGCCACATCGATTCGTGATCTCGTCTTTCCTTGCGGAGGTGCTGCTCGACGTCGCCGAGGCGAATCCAGAGGTTCCTTTGGGCTTCATCTTCGATGACGTCTCCGGCTTGCGCGCATATCGCAACGTTCGTGTCAGCTATCTCATGCCCCGACACGACCTGCTGACCCGCGAACTTGTGGAGACATTCCATCGAGACGGATACAAGGTTGTTACCTGGACTGTGAACCGCGCAAGGGACATAACGCGGCTTGCGAGTTGGGGCGTCGACGGTTTAATTTCCGACGACCCTGTGCTGTTACGCAGAACGGTGGATGGGAACTGAGGGATCGTGCGGCATTGGGGCGGCTTCCGGCTTTTTGAGAAACGCAACGCGTTCCAGTTCCGCGTTTTCAATCTGTGATTCAATCTCCCGTTGATCCCACTTCAGGGCCGCTCCAATGCGCTTCGCCGCAATTTGGGTACACTCTGGCGACCAGCAGGTGCCGAGCGCAACGGGGACCCGCCGCAACAGCACATCCGAAAGATTCACGGCATATTCGAACCGCATTGCATGAACAGCCTCGGCGACAACGTGTTCCGTATGGAGGCAGAGCGGCTGCAGAAGCCGTTCGTCGGACGCGGCCAGGCGTAGAATTCCGAGCGCACCCAGGCCATACATCGATGCCGTATGTTGTGCCAACTCTGGCGGCAGACCAGTATTGCGAGCCATCGCATCCGCCCATTGTCGAACCGTCACCTCAATCCCATTCGCATTCGTGATCGGAACCGGCACTTCGGATGTGGCTTGCGGTTGCAGGCCAAGGGCAATTGCGCACTTACGCGCTAGCGAGGCCGCCGTAGTCAGTTTCCCGCCGATGACAGAGATCATCCCCTCAAGACCGTCCTGCTTGTGGTCGTACAGGATTGCCTTGCGCGTGATGGCCGATGGAGCGGCTCCTTCCATGAAGGGTAGTGGTCGGATTCCGGCAAAGGCGTAATGCACGTTGGCCGCAGTGAGTGTGGCACGTGGAAACAATTGGTTCGCCGAACGCAGTAGGTAGTCGATCTCTTCCGCACTGGGGGTTGCGTCCGAAGGATTGCCGAAGTCGGGCACTTCCGTTGTTCCGAGGAGTATCTGCTGATTCCACGGAATTAGAAACAGGGCTCTGCCGTCGATACCTTGCGTGTAAAGCGCTGTTTCAGGAGCGCCCGGAAATTTGGGCAGCACCAGATGCGAGCCGCGCACCCCACCGACGAGCCGACCGTCGGTTGCAACCCCGGTTTCGGCGCACAGTTGATCCACCCATGGCCCAGTGGCGTTGATCACCCATTTGCAGTTGACCGACGACTCATTTCCCGACGACCGGTCACGGAAAACAATGCCGGTGGCTCGCCCCTGCGCTTGCGTTACTTCCAATACCACGGCGTAGTTGCGGATTTCCGCGCCGGCTTTCGCCGCATCGGATATCCACTCCGCCACGAGGCGTTCGGGAAATTCGCATTGTGCGTCATCGTATTCGAAGAGCGACCAGCTCTTGCCGGCGTCCAGTTCTGCTTCCAGTTGCCTGGCTGCTCGCCCGCCTTGGTCCAAGGTCCAGTGGCTTCCGGCAAACCTGCCGTAGAGCCATAGCCCCACTCGAACCTGTAACGCGGAAAAGCGGCTGTTCTTATCAAGAGCCAGAACGAACCGAAGTGGCCGTACCAGGTGTGGTTGCTGTCGAATCAACCGATCCCGCTCCCGCAGGGACTCGCGGACGAGCCCTATTTCCGCGTATTGCAGGTATCGTAGACCGCCATGGATGATGCGGGTGGAACGGCTGGTTGTGCCCGAGGCGAAGTCGTTTTGTTCGAGCAGTAGCACACTGCGGCCGGCACGAGCGCACTCCCGCGCTATCGCCACGCCGTTGATCCCGCCGCCAATCACGACGATGTCGAACTGACTGCCAACAAGCCTGTGCCGGTTGGGAATTTCGCTCACTCTTTGTACGATGCTTCTACTCTGATGCGGGACGTAAGGTCCGCCTTTTCAGCCCGTCCCGAGTCATTTACATTCAATTCATGGCAGATACAGGTGAGAGGTTTGAGCGCGTTGTAGGCATCATGGCAAAATTGCGGGCCCCGGGCGGCTGTCCGTGGGATCGCGAGCAGACATTCGATTCCATCAAGCCCTACACGCTTGAAGAAGCCTACGAAGTGATCGAGGCCATCGACAATCGCGACTGGGATGAACTTGTCGGCGAACTGGGCGATCTCCTCCTGCAGGTGCTCTTCTACTCAGAGATGGCGCAGGAAGACGGGAAGTTCAGCATCGACAAAGTGCTCGATACCCTGTCGAACAAGTTGATCAACCGCCATCCTCACGTCTTCGGCGACGTCGTGGCCGAAACCTCGAGTCAGGTGCTCCGGAACTGGGAGGCCATCAAGGCGGAAGAAAAGAAGAAGCGACTCGAAGAGCGAGGCGTTTTGGTCGAAGAGGAAGAGCAAACTGAGTCGCTGCTCGCCGGCATTTCCAGCAAGGTACCGTCGCTCATGGAAGCACACAAGTTGAGTTCGAAAGCGGCGCGTGTCGGTTTCGACTGGCCAAACATCGAGGGGCTTTTCGATAAATTGCGGGAAGAGACCGGGGAGTTGCGAGCCGAGGTCGCAAAGATTCCGGCTCCCGGGCCCGTCCCGGTTGGGCGCGGCATTGCCGGAGCGAAGGGAGAGACCGTTCCCCCGAAATTGCACCAGCGCCTGGAAGAAGAATTGGGAGATTTGTTCTTTGTGCTGGTCAACGTCGCGCGTTATCTTTCGGTTGATCCGGAATCGGCCCTCCGGAAGACGAACCGCAAATTCCGGCGCCGCTTCCGGTACGTCGAACAGAAGCTGCTGCAAAAAGGGAAAAAGATCGACGAGTCCTCGTTGGATGAAATGGAAGAGCTCTGGCAGGAATCGAAAAAGCAAGTATAGCCGGACCCGCGAGCGACGTAAGGCAGGGACAATCTTTCAGACTTTGACTCTCGTGCTGAGTAGCTGAGAAGCTGAGGAGCTGAGCGGCTCAAATGATTCAGGCCGAACAACGATTTGGAAACTATCTTCTGCGCACGTGTCATTCTGTCGAAGACATGCGAGCTGCACTCGCTTTGCAGCGCGACGTCTGGCACTTCTCCGATGAAGAGTTAGTGCCAGTCCGTCTCTTCGTAGTCGGCGAGAAGGTTGGTGGTCACGTTCTGGGCGCGTTTGACGGCGACCGTATGGTCGGTTTCGCCTACGGATTGCCCGGCTATCGCAACGGACACTCCTACGTGCACTCGCACATGCTGGCCGTTGCAGCCAGTCACCGCAACACCGGGATCGGGCGAGCGCTGAAATTGTTCCAGCGAGACATCGTCCTGAAGCAGGGAATCGAACTGATCGAATGGACCTTCGATCCGCTCGAGATCAAGAACGCCTATCTGAATATCGAAAAGCTCGGCGCTATCGCTCGCCGTTACACGCTCAACCAGTACGGCATCACAACCTCTCCGCTGCAGGCGGGACTGCCAACTGATCGCCTTTATGCCGAATGGTGGCTGAATTCGAGTCGTGTCAGGACGCTGCTCGAGCAGGGTAGCCATCCGCCAATCAAGGCCGAGCAGCACGTCGACGTGCCCGGCGAAATCTACGAATGGAAGGCTGCTAAAAATCCACGCGCGGCACAGGTCCAGTCAAGAAACCGCGAGTTGTTTTTGAAGCAGTTCAAGAATGGCATGGCAATCCTGGGCTACGAACGAAACAGTAATGGCGACGGCCGTTTCCTGTTGGGGCACTGGGAAGAGAAGTTAGGATATTGATTAAATGAAAATCGAGAGCATTACTCTTCGCGAGATTCGCATGCCGCTGGTTCATTTTTTTGAAACCAGCTTTGGACGTACCACCGAGCGCCGCATCCTCCTCGTGACCGTTCACGGCGATGGGATCGACGGATGGGGCGAGTGCACCGCCGGAGAGCATCCCTTCTATAATGAAGAGTCGATCGACACCGCTTGGTACGTCATCCGTGGGCACTTCGCCCCGGCTCTGCTGGGAAAGAACATTGAAAACGGAACCGACTGCCCGCCGCTGTTCGCGAATGTGAAAGGCCATCGTATGGCGAAGGCGGCGACCGAAAACGCCATCTGGGACGCGCTCGCGATCGAAAAGAATGTGCCGCTGTGGAAACTAGTTGGCGGTTCGCTTGCCGAACTCAACTGCGGCGTCTCCATCGGGATTCAGGATTCTCCCGGGCAATTGCTCGAAAAGATTGCCACCGAGCTTGAAGCCGGGTATCAGCGCATCAAGGTCAAAGTAAAACCTGGTTGGGACGTCAACATTCTGGACAAGATTCGCTCGCGCTGGCCGTCGATCACGCTGAGTTGCGACGCAAACTCCGCCTACACCCTTGACGATGTCGATCATCTCAAGAAACTCGACGCTTTCAATCTGCTAATGATCGAGCAGCCGCTCTGGAACGACGACATTGCCGCTCACGCGAAACTCCAGCCCCAGTTGAGGACATCGCTATGCCTCGATGAGTCCATCCTGCACGCGCGCGGAGCCGCCACGGCGATCGGCGCCGGAGCGTGCCGCATTATCAACATTAAACTCGGACGCGTCGGCGGATTCACTGAGGCGATCCGTACCCATGACGTCTGCCAGCGTGCGGGAATTCCCGTCTGGTGTGGCGGAATGCTGGAGTCGGGCATTGGGCGCTCGCACAACATCGCCATGTCCACGCTGCCGAATTTCAAACTACCCGGCGATGTCTCCGCTTCCGCTCGCTACTGGAAAGACGACATCATCGAACCGGCAGTGACTGTCAGTCCGAACGGGACAATCAAGGTCCCGCAAGGGCGTGGGCGCGGATTCGAATTGCGCGAGGACCTCATAGGGAGGCTGACGGTGAGGGAAGAAACCTTCTCTGAGAGGACGCGGACAGCCGATTTCGCAGCAAAAGACTGAGATCCGAATCCGCGTACGATCTGAGGAATCCGCGGCTACTTTTGCGTCACCGCTCCGATGTCGCTATCGACTTTCTTGAGGTAGTTGATCGCTTCCGCGACGCTCATCTTCGGAATCCTCTTGAAATCGTACGATGTGTCAATTTCGTCGATGCGGATGGTCTTAAAGATCAGCGCTTTTCCAGTGAAGTTCAGCCGCATGTAGGTGACTTCCCAATCGCCTTTGTCGACCGGGCGCTGCTCCACGACGAAATGGCCGCCTTTATCGAGACGTCCCAGGATCCCCCAACCAATTGAAACGTCTCTCGTCATCGTGCCGTCAATCTTCACCAGACGCATGTCTGTCCGGTCGATGATCATGTCACCTTCCATCCCTTGAAGCACAAGGGTCTCGCGATTCGGCGCGCTGAAACTTGGATTGGGCGTGAAATGAAGCTTCACGAGCGCGTGCCCGTCTTTCTCCTCGGTACCGGCAATCTGGTAAATGAATGCGTCAGGCAGCGCTGCGACGATTCTCTTGGACCGGTTCTCATCCTCTTTTTGTTCTTTGCGCTTTTCTCGCATCTGCTTGGGATCGAGGAGGCGATTGATTCGGGCGTCCTCCTTTGCGAGATTGTTTCCGGTCAGGGGCTTGCCGTTAACGGTCAGAACCCGGCCAAGTAGCCCTTCCGGAGTCTCGGCGTACTGCCTGAGCGTGGTGCGATTCGGTTTGACCTGCCGAACTTTCCAGGAGTGATACTCGGGGGTGTCGGGCTGATGCAGTTCGTTGTAAACAACTTCTTTGATTAGGATCTGGGGATCCAGAGGTTGTTCGCTGGCTTTCGGCACTTCCTGGGCCGAGCAGCACAGGGCTGATGAGATTAGGAGGGCGAGCACGGCTCCCATCCGTATTGATGGAATTCGCATGTACATCCTGAACTCTTAGATGCTCGTTCTTTTAAGACTACAGCTAACACGAGAGGTGCAGAATCTGCAAACAGAAGAGAGGTTTGGAGTAACGATCCCAAAAAGTGAAGGCCAGCTTGGGAGCCAGCCTTCGTCTCAGGAGGACGTCAAATGCAGTCGACGCGCCCGGAAAAGGCAGTCCCATTCGTCTTCTTGGATTGCAGACCGTGCGGGACCGCTGTTCCCCTGGTTATTCGGTCCCACCCTGAACTGCAATCTACCGGGCGTGCCGACGCAACTCTCAGGGATGCACGTACGGAGCCAAATCAGCTGCCGGCGCACGCCTATTAACGGAATAGTAAACCACGCAAATGCCGATACTTAGCGGCTACAAGAAACATGCGTAACTTTGTGGATGGTGCTCGTTTACGTCCATGATTAGCATAGAGATTCCATGCTTGGGTAAGTTCGTGCCGGGTTCAAGACGCGCGAGACCTTCGAATAGCCGCAGTTGCAGGTGACCTACGCACAATGTACGAACGTCTCCACAAAGGCTATTGCCCGCTTACCTGTGACTTGGGTATAGTGCGGATAAGCCATTCTGGCTAGGATATTTGCGGGCGATTCCTGAACTCGGACTTGGGCCAGGAACTCTGCCGGAGACACAATGGCCTGCTCAAATTTCCATGTGGAAGCCGCGCAAGGAAGAACCAAGACCGTATACGCCACCCAGCCAGCCGCCAGCCCCGTCGGCGCCGGCTGCACCAACCACGGCCATTCCGGCCCGCCAAGTTCGACCCGTGGAGACTCCAAAGATGGAAAACTATCGCTCTGATGTGGCACATATTGGAAAATCAGTTGTAGTGAAGGGCGAGCTGTCTGGCAGCGAAGACCTCTACCTGGATGGCGAGGTGGAGGGGAGCATTGAACTGCGCAGCCATAGTCTCACCGTTGGACCGAACGGCCGGGTCCGCGCCAACGTTTACGCTAAAGACGTGGTGGTACACGGCAAGGTAGAAGGCAACATACACGGATCTGAGCGGGTCGAGCTGCGCAAGTCGGCGGTACTGACCGGCGACATCGCGACCCAGCGCATCGTGATAGAAGACGGCGCGTTTTTCAAAGGTTCTATCGACATCCAGAAAGCAGAAGTGAAAACCGAATCGGCAAAGGCCACCGCGGCGGCAGCCCCGGCGCCTGCGGCACAGGTGCACACTCCGGTTCCCAGCGGCGCACAGGCTTCGCTGAACGATCGCAACTAGCGCATTACCGGCGGTGCCTCCCTCGTGGCTCCGTACCGGATTCCAACGCGGCCAAGCAAGCCGCAATGTAAGGTAACGTGGTCTCAGGGTTCTTCCAAAAGATGTTCGGTGGTCGCTCCGGCGACCAGGCAGTGGCGACGGGACATGCGCAAGGGCGCATCAGCCGCCGTTCCACCGGGTTCCAGGAATTCATCCGCACGATCACAAGTCCAGAAGGTCAGCGCATTCTCGACCTCGGCCCAACCTCACCGTCCAACATCAGTTTCATCACCGGCCTCGGCCACCGTTCTTACAATGAAGACATTCTGCTGGAATCGCACGACCCCGGTTTGCTGATCTCTGCCGACGATGGCAAGTCCAAGCGCATCGATGTCGAGCGATTCATGGCCGAGAACCTGAATCACGAGAAGGCGCTGTTCGACGCGGTCCTGCTTTGGGATGTGCCCGACTACCTCGACGAGTCGCTCGTGAAGGCGGTGATCGAGCGCATTCATAAAGTGACCAAGCCCGGCGCGGCATTACTCGGATTCTTCCATACACGCGACGCCGGTCCGGAAGCGCCTTACTATCGGTATCACATCGCCGACCGGCAGACGCTCGAACTTCAGCGCGGGCCACAGTTCCACCTGAAGCGCGTCTTCAACAACCGACACATCGAGAATCTCTTCCACGACTATGCATCAATCAAGTTTTTCCTCGGGCGCGACAATATCCGCGAAGTTCTGGTAGTTCGCTGACAACCTGCAAACAGAAATGGAAAAAGGCCCTATCAAGCGATAGGGCCTGTGTTTCCCGGTACTTAGTT
This Terriglobia bacterium DNA region includes the following protein-coding sequences:
- the mazG gene encoding nucleoside triphosphate pyrophosphohydrolase; the protein is MADTGERFERVVGIMAKLRAPGGCPWDREQTFDSIKPYTLEEAYEVIEAIDNRDWDELVGELGDLLLQVLFYSEMAQEDGKFSIDKVLDTLSNKLINRHPHVFGDVVAETSSQVLRNWEAIKAEEKKKRLEERGVLVEEEEQTESLLAGISSKVPSLMEAHKLSSKAARVGFDWPNIEGLFDKLREETGELRAEVAKIPAPGPVPVGRGIAGAKGETVPPKLHQRLEEELGDLFFVLVNVARYLSVDPESALRKTNRKFRRRFRYVEQKLLQKGKKIDESSLDEMEELWQESKKQV
- the menC gene encoding o-succinylbenzoate synthase, whose translation is MKIESITLREIRMPLVHFFETSFGRTTERRILLVTVHGDGIDGWGECTAGEHPFYNEESIDTAWYVIRGHFAPALLGKNIENGTDCPPLFANVKGHRMAKAATENAIWDALAIEKNVPLWKLVGGSLAELNCGVSIGIQDSPGQLLEKIATELEAGYQRIKVKVKPGWDVNILDKIRSRWPSITLSCDANSAYTLDDVDHLKKLDAFNLLMIEQPLWNDDIAAHAKLQPQLRTSLCLDESILHARGAATAIGAGACRIINIKLGRVGGFTEAIRTHDVCQRAGIPVWCGGMLESGIGRSHNIAMSTLPNFKLPGDVSASARYWKDDIIEPAVTVSPNGTIKVPQGRGRGFELREDLIGRLTVREETFSERTRTADFAAKD
- a CDS encoding polymer-forming cytoskeletal protein; translated protein: MENYRSDVAHIGKSVVVKGELSGSEDLYLDGEVEGSIELRSHSLTVGPNGRVRANVYAKDVVVHGKVEGNIHGSERVELRKSAVLTGDIATQRIVIEDGAFFKGSIDIQKAEVKTESAKATAAAAPAPAAQVHTPVPSGAQASLNDRN
- the bshC gene encoding bacillithiol biosynthesis cysteine-adding enzyme BshC, giving the protein MRNSSISRLRTLSVTPPPEPEVSERCIPYTAIPHSSKLFLDYLFHFQKVSEFYPRPANRNWLTDEAKRVEYDPERRARVAAVLERQNAAFGVGEKAQQSLRRFREGAVAIVTGQQVGLFGGPLYSLLKAASVLNAAEELSRAGVPAVAVFWLATEDHDLAEIDHALFPAGPGQLRELRSSSRGQRNAPVGAVRFSSEIEKLAEEAAALLGDSQAADDLKASYRSGETYGSAFGKLFAQIFRNHGLIFLDPLDPELRQIAAPIYSQVLESAEALDRELLARGKRLREAGYHEQVKVTAESTLLFSLSGGERTAIHRANGGFLIGAQRVGKDELLARVRNQPHEFSPNALLRPVVQDYLLPTVAYFGGAAEVAYFAQSAVVYQRLLARVTPILSRLSATLVNQRMQKLLKRYRLRITDLFAGAENLKQLLGSRVLPEGLHDALDVTSDAIRENIEKMQDALQRLEPSLVPAAEKAARKMKYQVERLRTKAARAELRRDQQLERDASELIAGLYPAKTLQERELAGIAMLAEHGPDLLGRFIEAAKAECGAHQVIQL
- a CDS encoding glycerophosphodiester phosphodiesterase, which translates into the protein MNAGNNRPLLLGHRGCRVSQFPENSMSAFQHALTCGLDGFEFDLRASADGRLPCIHDDAIGGYLVADSPYHELYKGYLSFKHTHGEPIPCLQDVLREFGHLAFLDIEIKVAGFEKAVLKLVRQYPPHRFVISSFLAEVLLDVAEANPEVPLGFIFDDVSGLRAYRNVRVSYLMPRHDLLTRELVETFHRDGYKVVTWTVNRARDITRLASWGVDGLISDDPVLLRRTVDGN
- a CDS encoding class I SAM-dependent methyltransferase, with protein sequence MVSGFFQKMFGGRSGDQAVATGHAQGRISRRSTGFQEFIRTITSPEGQRILDLGPTSPSNISFITGLGHRSYNEDILLESHDPGLLISADDGKSKRIDVERFMAENLNHEKALFDAVLLWDVPDYLDESLVKAVIERIHKVTKPGAALLGFFHTRDAGPEAPYYRYHIADRQTLELQRGPQFHLKRVFNNRHIENLFHDYASIKFFLGRDNIREVLVVR
- a CDS encoding GNAT family N-acetyltransferase; its protein translation is MIQAEQRFGNYLLRTCHSVEDMRAALALQRDVWHFSDEELVPVRLFVVGEKVGGHVLGAFDGDRMVGFAYGLPGYRNGHSYVHSHMLAVAASHRNTGIGRALKLFQRDIVLKQGIELIEWTFDPLEIKNAYLNIEKLGAIARRYTLNQYGITTSPLQAGLPTDRLYAEWWLNSSRVRTLLEQGSHPPIKAEQHVDVPGEIYEWKAAKNPRAAQVQSRNRELFLKQFKNGMAILGYERNSNGDGRFLLGHWEEKLGY
- a CDS encoding glycerol-3-phosphate dehydrogenase/oxidase, whose protein sequence is MSEIPNRHRLVGSQFDIVVIGGGINGVAIARECARAGRSVLLLEQNDFASGTTSRSTRIIHGGLRYLQYAEIGLVRESLRERDRLIRQQPHLVRPLRFVLALDKNSRFSALQVRVGLWLYGRFAGSHWTLDQGGRAARQLEAELDAGKSWSLFEYDDAQCEFPERLVAEWISDAAKAGAEIRNYAVVLEVTQAQGRATGIVFRDRSSGNESSVNCKWVINATGPWVDQLCAETGVATDGRLVGGVRGSHLVLPKFPGAPETALYTQGIDGRALFLIPWNQQILLGTTEVPDFGNPSDATPSAEEIDYLLRSANQLFPRATLTAANVHYAFAGIRPLPFMEGAAPSAITRKAILYDHKQDGLEGMISVIGGKLTTAASLARKCAIALGLQPQATSEVPVPITNANGIEVTVRQWADAMARNTGLPPELAQHTASMYGLGALGILRLAASDERLLQPLCLHTEHVVAEAVHAMRFEYAVNLSDVLLRRVPVALGTCWSPECTQIAAKRIGAALKWDQREIESQIENAELERVAFLKKPEAAPMPHDPSVPIHRSA